The following proteins come from a genomic window of Hypanus sabinus isolate sHypSab1 unplaced genomic scaffold, sHypSab1.hap1 scaffold_192, whole genome shotgun sequence:
- the LOC132387498 gene encoding zinc finger protein 239-like: protein MFSTFKRKGFTQSSDVMAQQRVHSAERPFTCSECAKRFTRSSDLQRHHRIHTGEKPFNCSVCGKGFTQSSNLQSHQRVHTGEKPFPCSECGKGFAHLSNLRSHLRIHQRVHTGDKPFTCSECGEGFTHLSNLQRYQRVHTGEKSFNCSDCGKGFSQSSTLQRHQRVHTGEKPFTCSECGKRFTHLSTLRSHQRVHTGKKPFTCSVCGNGFTQSSHLRSHQRFHSGEKPFTCSECGKRFAHLANLRRHSRAHTWEKPFNCSVCGNGFTQSSILRRHQRVHT, encoded by the exons Atgttttcaacttttaagag gaaaggattcactcaatcatctgacGTAATGGCTCAACAGCGGGTTCACTCTgcggagaggccattcacctgctcagaatgtgcgaaacgattcactcggtcatccgacctacagagacatcatcgaattcacaccggggagaagccgttcaactgctcagtctgtgggaagggattcactcagtcatccaacctacagagtcatcagcgagttcacaccggggagaagccgttcccctgttcagaatgcgggaagggattcgctcacttatccaacctacggagtcacttgcga atacatcagcgagttcacaccggggacaagccattcacctgttcagaatgtggggagggattcactcacctatccaacctacagagataccagcgagttcacactggggagaagtcgttcaactgctcagactgtgggaaaggattcagtcagtcatccaccctacagagacaccagcgagttcacactggggagaagccgttcacctgctcagaatgtgggaagcgattcactcaccTATCCACCCTacggagtcatcagcgagttcacactgggaagaagccattcacttgctcagtctgtgggaacggattcactcagtcttcccacctacggagtcatcagcgatttcacagcggggagaagccattcacctgttcagaatgtgggaagagattcgctCACTTAGCCAACCTACGGAGGCACTCGCGAGCTCACACCTGGGAGAAGCCGTtcaactgctcagtctgtgggaacggattcactcagtcatccatcctacggagacaccagcgagttcacact